In Triticum urartu cultivar G1812 chromosome 6, Tu2.1, whole genome shotgun sequence, the following proteins share a genomic window:
- the LOC125513478 gene encoding zinc finger protein STAR3-like — translation MDSTTNQFADAAAGASSANTAPLPAMLADALIGAGAGGGDGDPSAALQRLAALGDRMAAVRRLLVASISGESQPLSSSDIQSVSSEISSAAHLVVLNAASLLSSSLPFPAPSAPPAPPAPIQELPAAASTADVLPQEATKGYDVVELDADELLAEHVHFCNICGKGFRRDANLRMHMRAHGDRFKTLDALSRPGQAKPADGRDVRFSCPFTGCNRNRAHRRFRPLKSAVCARNHFRRSHCPKLYACERCGGKKRFAVLADLRGHLRHCGEEAQWRCSCGTTFSRKDKLFGHLALFEGHMPAMSPPNKDAVTTTTEAPLDIMDEGGIEEQEDGGEGGFDPEFFKEWMEELKDDGVPAGGTIWPGRAAAGQ, via the coding sequence ATGGACTCCACCACCAACCAATTCGCCGACGCCGCCGCTGGCGCGTCATCGGCGAACACGGCACCGCTGCCGGCCATGCTCGCTGACGCCCTTATCGGCGCCGGAGCTGGAGGAGGAGATGGGGACCCCAGCGCCGCTCTCCAACGGCTTGCAGCCCTCGGCGATCGCATGGCTGCTGTccggcgcctcctcgtcgccTCCATTTCTGGGGAATCGCAGCCCCTCTCCTCCTCGGATATTCAGTCCGTGTCCTCCGAGATCTCATCTGCCGCTCACCTCGTCGTCCTCAACGCCGCCTCCCTCCTTTCTTCCTCCCTCCCTTTTCCCGCCCCATCCGCCCCTCCTGCCCCTCCCGCTCCTATCCAAGAGCTTCCCGCCGCGGCCTCCACCGCCGATGTGCTTCCCCAAGAAGCCACCAAGGGCTACGATGTCGTGGAGCTCGATGCCGACGAACTGCTCGCGGAGCATGTCCACTTCTGCAATATATGCGGCAAGGGCTTCCGCCGCGACGCCAACCTTAGGATGCACATGCGTGCGCACGGCGACCGATTCAAGACCCTGGACGCGCTCTCCCGGCCCGGTCAGGCAAAGCCAGCTGATGGCCGCGATGTGCGCTTTTCCTGTCCTTTCACGGGGTGCAACCGGAACCGTGCGCACCGCCGCTTCCGGCCGCTCAAGTCAGCGGTGTGCGCGCGCAACCACTTCCGCCGCAGCCACTGCCCCAAACTCTACGCGTGCGAGCGCTGCGGTGGCAAGAAGCGTTTTGCTGTTCTTGCCGATCTCCGCGGCCACCTCCGCCACTGCGGTGAGGAGGCACAGTGGCGCTGCTCCTGCGGCACCACCTTCTCCCGCAAGGACAAGCTGTTCGGCCATCTCGCCCTCTTTGAAGGCCATATGCCAGCCATGTCCCCTCCGAACAAGGATGCAGTGACAACGACTACAGAGGCACCCCTTGATATAATGGATGAAGGAGGAATCGAAGAGCAGGAAGATGGCGGTGAAGGAGGTTTTGATCCGGAGTTCTTCAAGGAGTGGATGGAGGAGCTCAAAGATGATGGCGTACCTGCTGGTGGCACAATCTGGCCTGGACGGGCAGCAGCTGGGCAATAG